The Neorhizobium sp. NCHU2750 genome has a window encoding:
- a CDS encoding ornithine cyclodeaminase, translated as MKGRNLRMVDAETVHRVAKWEGLIETMRQCHVGQKPMGSRLLMTQPRDGGQPDALILVPAWQEGEAIGVKLVTSFPQNTTRHGLPTVDALYVLFDPNTGKPSTIIDGEAIVFRKTASDTALGVKLLSSPSATRLLMVGAGALAPYVIEAVRAVRSGIREIAIWNRTHERAVELADQVGKSANVSARAVGDLSEALGWADIVISATMSEKPLIAGARLKPGAHVGLIGSFTAGMREADDDLMRRAAIYVDDLSAIEKTGEFIEPISRGVISADDVLGDLFALCQGRCPPQHADTVTVFKNGGAAHLDLFVAQHILAVLNGNQTVAMSDRVPN; from the coding sequence ATGAAGGGTCGCAATCTGAGAATGGTCGATGCGGAAACGGTACACCGTGTCGCCAAATGGGAAGGGCTGATCGAAACGATGCGGCAATGCCATGTCGGACAAAAACCGATGGGAAGCCGCCTGCTGATGACGCAGCCTCGCGATGGCGGCCAGCCCGACGCTCTTATCCTCGTGCCGGCCTGGCAGGAAGGAGAGGCGATCGGGGTAAAGCTCGTGACCTCCTTTCCGCAGAATACCACACGCCATGGCCTGCCGACGGTCGACGCACTCTATGTGCTTTTCGACCCGAACACCGGCAAGCCATCCACGATCATCGATGGCGAGGCGATCGTCTTCCGCAAGACGGCCTCCGACACCGCGCTCGGCGTCAAACTACTCTCGTCACCCTCCGCAACGCGCCTGCTGATGGTGGGAGCGGGTGCACTGGCCCCCTACGTCATCGAGGCGGTACGTGCCGTGCGGTCAGGCATTCGCGAAATCGCAATCTGGAACCGCACACACGAGCGCGCCGTCGAACTTGCCGATCAGGTCGGCAAGTCGGCCAATGTGAGCGCGCGTGCCGTGGGCGACCTGTCGGAGGCGTTGGGCTGGGCGGATATCGTCATTTCTGCGACCATGTCCGAAAAGCCGCTGATCGCAGGTGCGCGCCTCAAGCCGGGCGCCCATGTTGGGCTGATCGGTTCCTTCACGGCCGGCATGCGGGAGGCTGACGACGATCTGATGCGGCGTGCGGCGATCTATGTCGATGATCTCAGCGCGATCGAAAAAACCGGCGAATTCATTGAGCCCATTTCACGCGGCGTAATCTCGGCAGATGATGTCCTCGGCGACCTTTTCGCGCTATGCCAGGGCCGTTGCCCGCCTCAGCATGCAGACACCGTCACGGTGTTCAAGAATGGTGGTGCGGCACATCTCGATCTGTTT
- a CDS encoding FAD-dependent oxidoreductase — protein sequence MTAQPIIDGKKYDVIVIGGGAAGAASAQNLAAAGYETLLVDQGDFASGTSSRSSRLLYCGLAYFSPDYELWRFLYRPRDLFTRIRMARLSMRNRTHIASTMPERVNPYTFFFPVEKKGKYAGWKVALGYRALSLFGSRKAPLGYHHLETEKAASRHGLVRHMEKSKLSGLACFREYQYNWAERICIDTVMDAERCGATIANYTQVTAIDRAGDDWRITLAPAGHPGKAPKPASNATIQVSGKILVNTAGPWADRVLKKAIASPKKHLVGIKGVNVVVRLPDDCRGQGMETISSIDQPFYLMPWGDYHFFGPTETIYEGPPEDVRVLDEEIDFIIAEANRVFPKLNLTRKDVVYRWCGVRPRTSDTGKMGVKSFTMHDMAAEGMPNALTITGTPIMVHRHAGRKVAAEVARRISPSGRARPLSYAARLLPSGDGPKIGGVPVESLRFAAANEHVHTLLDLMFRRVNMGWQGDMGIPHARAVAQSVADILGWDEQRIDEEVDAYRAYVADHFDPRILKSPAADYAEQTA from the coding sequence ATGACAGCTCAGCCTATCATCGACGGCAAGAAATACGACGTAATCGTCATTGGCGGGGGAGCTGCCGGCGCAGCGTCCGCGCAGAATCTTGCCGCAGCCGGATACGAGACGCTGCTGGTCGACCAGGGGGACTTTGCATCCGGCACATCCAGCCGGTCTAGCCGCCTGCTCTATTGCGGACTTGCCTATTTCTCACCGGATTACGAATTGTGGCGCTTCCTCTATCGCCCACGCGATCTGTTTACGCGCATCCGCATGGCGCGTCTTTCCATGAGGAACAGGACCCACATTGCCAGCACCATGCCGGAACGGGTCAACCCCTACACCTTCTTCTTTCCCGTCGAGAAAAAGGGGAAATATGCCGGCTGGAAGGTAGCGCTCGGTTATCGCGCCCTCAGCCTGTTCGGCTCGCGCAAAGCGCCGCTCGGCTACCACCACCTCGAAACCGAAAAGGCGGCCTCCAGGCACGGATTGGTGCGCCATATGGAGAAGTCCAAGCTCTCCGGCCTCGCCTGTTTCCGTGAATACCAGTACAACTGGGCGGAGCGGATATGCATCGATACCGTGATGGATGCCGAACGCTGCGGCGCGACGATCGCAAATTACACGCAGGTTACCGCAATCGACCGAGCGGGAGACGACTGGCGCATCACCCTTGCCCCGGCAGGCCATCCGGGCAAGGCACCGAAGCCGGCCTCCAATGCGACCATTCAGGTCTCGGGCAAGATCCTGGTGAACACCGCCGGACCATGGGCTGACCGTGTGTTGAAGAAGGCAATCGCTTCACCCAAGAAGCACCTTGTCGGCATCAAGGGCGTCAACGTCGTGGTTCGCCTGCCGGATGATTGCCGCGGCCAGGGGATGGAGACGATCAGCTCGATTGACCAGCCTTTCTACCTGATGCCGTGGGGCGATTACCATTTCTTCGGCCCGACGGAGACCATCTATGAAGGCCCGCCGGAAGACGTCCGCGTGCTTGACGAGGAGATAGATTTCATCATCGCGGAAGCAAACCGGGTCTTCCCCAAGCTCAATCTCACACGCAAGGATGTCGTCTATAGATGGTGTGGCGTGCGTCCGCGCACCTCGGACACCGGCAAGATGGGGGTAAAGTCCTTCACCATGCACGACATGGCTGCCGAGGGCATGCCGAATGCACTGACGATCACCGGTACGCCGATCATGGTCCACCGGCATGCGGGCCGCAAGGTTGCGGCCGAAGTCGCCCGCAGAATAAGCCCTTCCGGCCGGGCGCGGCCGCTTTCCTATGCCGCGCGCCTGCTTCCGTCCGGCGATGGGCCGAAGATCGGTGGCGTGCCGGTGGAAAGCCTGCGATTTGCGGCGGCGAACGAACATGTCCACACCCTGCTCGACCTGATGTTCCGACGCGTCAACATGGGATGGCAGGGGGACATGGGCATTCCGCATGCTCGCGCGGTGGCACAGTCCGTTGCGGATATCCTCGGCTGGGACGAGCAAAGGATCGATGAAGAGGTCGATGCCTACCGCGCCTACGTTGCAGATCATTTCGATCCGCGCATCCTGAAATCGCCTGCCGCCGACTATGCGGAACAGACAGCATGA